One window from the genome of Canis aureus isolate CA01 chromosome 18, VMU_Caureus_v.1.0, whole genome shotgun sequence encodes:
- the LOC144289144 gene encoding olfactory receptor 2T29-like has protein sequence MKNMNWMANYTGESDFILVGIFSQSNHPALLCVVIFVVFLMALTGNAVLILLIHFDAHLHTPMYFFISQLSLMDVMYISITVPKMLIDQIMGISNISAPECGMQMFLYVTLAGSECFLLATMAYDRYMAICHPLHYPVLMNHRLCLLLASGCWFLGSVDGFMLTPITMTFPFCRSREIHHFFCEVPAVMKLSCSDTSLYETVMYLCCVLMLLIPVTVISSSYYFILLTIHRMNLAEGQKKAFATCSSHMTVVILFYGAAVYTYMLPTSYHTSEKDMIVSVFYTILTPGLNPLIYSLRNKNVMGALKKMLNVGPVFQETIK, from the coding sequence ATGAAAAACATGAACTGGATGGCCAATTACACTGGAGAGTCTGATTTCATCCTGGTGGGAATCTTCAGTCAATCAAATCACCCAGCTCTCCTGTGTGTGgtcatttttgtagttttcttgaTGGCTTTAACTGGGAATGCTGTCCTGATTCTTCTGATACATTTTGATGCTCACCTCCACACTCCTATGTACTTTTTCATCAGCCAGTTGTCTCTCATGGATGTAATGTACATTTCTATCACTGTGCCCAAGATGCTCATAGACCAGATCATGGGTATAAGTAATATATCAGCCCCTGAGTGTGGAATGCAAATGTTTCTCTATGTGACACTAGCGGGTTCAGAATGTTTTCTTCTAGCCACCATGGCCTATGATCGCTATATGGCCATCTGCCATCCTCTTCATTACCCTGTCCTCATGAACCACAGATTGTGTCTTCTACTGGCATCTGGCTGCTGGTTTCTGGGATCTGTGGATGGATTTATGCTCACGCCCATCACTATGACGTTCCCTTTCTGCAGATCCCGGGAGATCCATCATTTCTTCTGTGAAGTCCCTGCTGTAATGAAGCTCTCCTGCTCAGATACCTCCCTTTATGAGACAGTCATGTACCTGTGCTGTGTCCTCATGCTCCTCATCCCTGTGACAGTCATTTCAAGCTCCTATTATTTCATCCTCCTCACCATCCACAGGATGAATTTAGCAGAGGGTCAGAAGAAGGCCTTTGCCACTTGTTCTTCCCATATGACTGTGGTCATTCTCTTCTATGGGGCTGCTGTCTATACCTACATGCTCCCCACCTCCTATCACACCTCTGAGAAGGACATGATTGTATCTGTCTTTTATACCATCCTCACTCCTGGATTAAATCCTTTAATCTACAGTCTCAGGAATAAGAATGTCATGGGAGCACTGAAGAAAATGTTGAATGTGGGACCTGTTTTTCAAGAAACtataaaatag